One window of Flavobacteriales bacterium genomic DNA carries:
- a CDS encoding undecaprenyl/decaprenyl-phosphate alpha-N-acetylglucosaminyl 1-phosphate transferase has product MKEHGYILLMGFLTAFFVVLFTMPSLIKVARMKHLVDEPTEGRKLHSRSVPTIGGIIIFAAIIFSYSLWFPHARADLAGTMADFHALYIEMGTAYADFKIVIAVMVLLFFIGVKDDIIGFSPVKKLVGHFVVAYILVIMGDIRIRDMHGILGLYELANEVSIAFSFFTYIVLVNAFNLIDGVDGLAGGIGLISAVAYGFWLYWAGDVALALLAFTLAGALVGFLIFNTHPARIFMGDSGSLIIGAILSVLAMRVVDHDTARLPVWLRTVPTPLFAMSVIAFPLVDTFRVFVVRMARGTSPFLADRNHIHHRLLALGLGHRGTVAVLYAYAIAIILLSLTTRDVLPNKGLLLLGVAAFGLAMVPFFIRKRDKA; this is encoded by the coding sequence GTGAAAGAGCACGGATACATATTGCTGATGGGCTTCCTCACCGCGTTCTTCGTGGTGCTCTTCACCATGCCCAGCCTCATCAAGGTGGCCCGGATGAAGCATTTGGTGGACGAGCCGACCGAGGGGCGCAAGCTCCATAGCCGCAGCGTGCCCACCATCGGGGGCATCATCATCTTCGCCGCCATCATCTTCAGCTACAGCCTGTGGTTCCCGCATGCCCGGGCCGACCTTGCGGGAACCATGGCTGATTTCCACGCGCTCTACATCGAAATGGGCACGGCCTACGCGGACTTCAAGATCGTGATCGCCGTAATGGTGCTGCTGTTCTTCATCGGAGTGAAGGACGACATCATCGGCTTCTCCCCGGTGAAGAAACTGGTGGGCCATTTCGTGGTGGCGTACATCCTGGTGATCATGGGCGACATCCGCATCCGCGACATGCACGGGATCCTCGGGCTTTACGAGCTCGCCAATGAGGTGAGCATCGCTTTCTCCTTCTTCACCTACATCGTGCTGGTGAACGCATTCAACCTCATCGACGGCGTGGACGGCCTGGCGGGCGGCATCGGCCTGATCAGTGCCGTGGCGTACGGCTTTTGGCTGTATTGGGCAGGTGATGTGGCATTGGCACTGCTTGCCTTCACGCTGGCCGGTGCGTTGGTGGGCTTTCTCATTTTCAACACCCACCCTGCGCGCATCTTCATGGGTGATAGCGGCTCGCTGATCATCGGTGCCATCCTGAGCGTGCTGGCCATGCGCGTGGTGGACCACGACACCGCGCGACTGCCCGTCTGGCTGCGCACCGTGCCCACGCCCTTGTTCGCCATGTCCGTGATCGCCTTCCCGCTGGTGGACACCTTCCGCGTTTTCGTGGTGCGCATGGCACGTGGCACCTCCCCGTTCCTGGCGGACAGGAACCACATCCACCACCGGCTGCTAGCGCTCGGCCTGGGCCATCGCGGCACGGTGGCCGTGCTCTATGCCTATGCCATCGCTATCATCCTTCTGAGCCTCACCACCCGCGACGTACTGCCGAACAAGGGACTGCTGTTGCTCGGTGTCGCCGCGTTCGGGCTGGCCATGGTGCCTTTCTTCATCCGCAAACGGGACAAGGCATGA
- the cyoE gene encoding protoheme IX farnesyltransferase encodes METRETYTVRIGAVAKVKDLAALFKLRLASLVVVSAVLGYGMGVPIGGFSIVNALLLTVGGLLVTGASNALNQVIEVEQDSLMSRTAERPLVRRSMSMTEATVAALLAGAVGTFILWDTFGPLTGILGLLSLFMYVALYTPMKRFSSWAVFVGAFPGAFPPMLGYVAATGQFGLGPGLLFAMQFMWQFPHFWSIAWVLNDDYAKAGYHLLPSRGGRDRYSGFLIVLYTFFALLTGLLPWVFGLAGPWSALTAALLGLWMLLHALRLMRSLDKADARRLMFASFLYLPVVQLAYVLDKL; translated from the coding sequence TTGGAAACCCGGGAAACATACACCGTCAGGATCGGTGCGGTGGCGAAAGTGAAAGACCTCGCAGCGCTGTTCAAGCTGCGGCTGGCTTCCTTGGTGGTGGTAAGCGCCGTGCTGGGTTACGGCATGGGCGTTCCGATCGGCGGTTTCAGCATCGTGAACGCCTTGTTGCTGACGGTGGGCGGGCTACTGGTCACCGGTGCTTCCAATGCGCTGAACCAGGTGATCGAGGTGGAGCAGGACAGCCTGATGTCGCGCACGGCCGAACGTCCGTTGGTGAGGCGCTCCATGAGCATGACCGAAGCGACCGTCGCCGCCTTGCTCGCAGGCGCCGTCGGCACCTTCATTCTCTGGGACACCTTCGGCCCCCTCACGGGAATTCTTGGCCTCCTCTCCCTGTTCATGTACGTGGCGCTTTACACGCCGATGAAACGCTTCAGCTCGTGGGCCGTCTTTGTCGGTGCTTTCCCGGGCGCCTTCCCGCCCATGCTGGGCTATGTGGCCGCCACGGGGCAATTCGGTCTGGGGCCGGGCCTGCTCTTCGCAATGCAGTTCATGTGGCAATTCCCCCACTTCTGGAGCATTGCCTGGGTGCTGAATGACGACTATGCCAAGGCCGGCTATCACCTTCTTCCCTCCCGCGGCGGGCGTGACCGGTATAGCGGCTTCCTCATCGTCCTGTATACCTTTTTCGCCCTGCTCACGGGCCTGTTGCCGTGGGTCTTCGGCCTGGCCGGCCCTTGGTCGGCACTGACGGCGGCCTTGCTGGGGCTGTGGATGCTGCTGCACGCGTTGCGCCTGATGCGTTCGTTGGACAAGGCTGACGCGCGCCGTCTGATGTTCGCCAGTTTCCTCTATCTCCCCGTTGTGCAACTGGCCTACGTACTTGACAAGTTATGA